The window TCATTGGCACGTGAAGGCCAGTTGGAGGTCAATTACCGCTATATTGAAACTGTGGCGTTGTAACGCATTTGTGATCTTGCTCTGCTAACTTCGGTTCTTGTTTGTCAAGTCGTCTTAATCTCGCTATTGTTGTGAGTTGCCTTCAGCTCCTCAGCACTCAACATAACTTTGGGCCATACATAAATCTGTCAGAGGCTAGACGTTATAGCTGAACGCTAAGGAAATCCGAGTGAGTTGACGCATGAAAATGATGCTGTTAGTTACCATACTTACGAATTTTAGTATAAAAATTGCAAGCTACTGTATGTTTATATGTCAGTAACTGAGACCTTGAAACTAAACTCGTTCGTAACATCGAAGCACCCCAATCTTCCTATTTTGGAGAACATTTTGTCTGTTTTGGGGAAATGGCATAGAAACCCCTAAATTCTCCCAGGTTTGGGGAAATCGTCAAAGCGTTTGGTGAAATTTTGGGTTCTACGCAGAATCTTATGACACTGGGGTTTCCCCCCAAACTTTAATGAAAACTACCATATTTATTAGGATTTTAGGGAAAACCCCAAAGCTTACCCAAAGTAGGAGACTGGGATCACACTCAGTTATTCACACTTTAATAACAACCAGTGACTAGTCACTGGTGGATCTCTTAAATTTATTCAGCAACTTGATTGTAGATAACAAAATTAATGTGACATCGCTTTGCATAGGGTTCGCAGTTTCTGTGGTATTCACTAAAAACTGTTTCGTTAATAACAATTTCTATTATTTTCGTGAAGATCTCTGTATTCGCCAACCGATTTTCACCCCCCCCCATCAGAAGCGGGGGCTTTTATTCACTCCAGTAACTTTAAATCTTCCTACAGTTCTCCCGGAGTCCTCGCATCTAATGTTTGTTCACAATCTTACAAGTAGCGGTGTACCAGCGAACTAAATACTGACTAATCACTGATAAATATACGGAAAAGGTTATAACTCAGAATTGCTTCATGCTGTACACTGGACATCGACACTGTCATAGAATTCCTTCACATCCAAGATATGACTGGTAATTCAGACCCACGCCATTACCCTTATAGTCAGGAAACTtggagcccccaaatgccctggtatggccgagagtggggtgggccctccctccctctcgaaatgctctcacacagccacgcgtatacagcccctgccagggaagtcctactcactgccttctcgtggcgggggtgttgtttacgaaaatgagaggacgaaaaccgaatgtccagcgctttaaccggatcccaaaccaatggtgcacatgggctccagtaccctgcgggaacaaatggcgtatgaactaatcgttggtcaccggctaccatgggactgcatctccttactatgctccactgccttgtgggtcagacctttaagtcaaaggctcggggtgtggtcccctaagaaaaccacttatttCGGCCTGGgaagtatcacaacccacacacacacaaatatggtgtggcgcatatatatttggtgccctcttgtaccaatatttatgtgttgaaataaataaataataataaacaggaTACTTGGTAACACGATATTGAATGCCTTGTCGAAATCAATAAGCAGTATCAGTCAACTTTCCGATCTCGCCGGTTTTTCAGGCTGTCCTACactatcaaaatattttaagttCACAACCTACCTTTCCTGAAGCCATCCTGTCTCGTTAATACCTCCATTTTGCTCCATAAACTTTATTTGGTTTTCGGCCAGGATTTCCATGACTTTTCAGAATCTTTCTCACTTAAATTGTGTCTTTACTCAAAGAGTATGTTATATTACGTACTGCACAATGTTAAAGTAACATCTAGATCTGAACAATGAAGTTAGGCGTCCAAAAGTCATACTTCACAGACTTAGAATACAACCTAACGTCTTCAACAAAGATAGCAGAGATATGTCGGtcatctattttattatttatttaaacacaaacatggGTACGAAAAGGCACTAAAGTAAATATATGCCACACAAAATTTGTGTGTAGACTGGAATGATTCTCGGATGCCAGAACTGAAACGCATGGTTTCCTAGGGGGTCATTTCATGAGCCTTTAATCCATAGATCTAACCCATAACGCAAGAGAGCAAGGTCAGAGGAcacagtcctatggtagccgttGACCAAGAGTAGGtttatatgccatttgttcGCTCAGTATCGTGGGGCCTATGTGCACCACAGCATTGGAAttggggttttccaactccataCTCAACAACACATTTTGAAGACCGAATATTGCTTTTCGTCAGCCGCCGCGAAAAGCCAGTGTGTAGGACTTTCTGGGCAGTGGATACATGTGCGTGTCCATACGGAAGCGTTTTGAGGAGAGCAATCCTTCCAAACCCTCTGCCGTTTTAGGGTACTCGGGAGTGTCAATTATCCATGTGGATACTGAACGCGGCCACTGTTGGAGCATGTTGTTAAAACATATCCTCTCATCTTCCAACTGGGAAAACAAGCAATCTAGGTTATCCCGACCGCGCTTTCTGGACATATCTGTACTAGCGCCCGGAACAGGTTGTCGTGGACCAAGCAAAAAGATTAGGGGTCAGACTAGTCTTCATGGAAAAGATTGGAAAGTTCTGTCATCAACTTATTACTTACAATTTAGAGGCACTTTTAATGAGAGTGGTCTGACAATTGGCGTCTAGTCTTTATGTTATAAGTTTTGGGGTTTCGGCGAGTATCACTAGCCCTCTTGCAATGTGATCGATATCCGACTGCGTAAGCTCGTATTTAGTAAACCCATCGAATTGATTCCAGTAATGAGACGTATTAGCCTCTAGAATACAATATTTCAGATATGGTCTCACTCAGATGAAGTCCTATACATGTCAACGTCAAAGTTTCTGTGATGTGACTGTTACACGAAACCTAATGTCTTGTCAATAGTACCTTGATAATTACGGTGACCAATATACGTTGGTGAACTGTTACTAGGGTTAATCTTCAAGCATCAACTTTTGGACCATATTTGCCATCTCGAAGCGCAAAGTCCAAGTCATACCTTGCTGTACACTCCCAAATTTCCATCCAGATAGCGTCCCGTTTACTCTTTCCTTATCTTCAGAATCAGAAGATGCTCCTCGTCCAAgttatgtccaatatcacgaaTTTTGTTTGGAAGGGATAATAACGACCAACAGTGTCTTACCGAAACCCTACAGGATTTCAGTTACTTATTCATAAAAAGACTTCCTTTCATGGTAAACACTGATCTTTAAGAAGATACGGAGTACTATCTGTATGTGACCTGTCAGCATAAGGATCACAgcatatttcatttttttaaaaatgagcTTTTGTTTGGATCTAACTTGGTATTACCTAAGACACACTATACAAAATTAGGTTTATTAAGACAGTTacgaaataaatttatttaattggtTTTGTCTGTTTTACATAACCTGGATGAATAAATTGCTAGTGTGAAAGCATGTTCATATATTCCCGAGATGTTTAAATAATTGTAATAGAACTTAGTGTATTTCAtaccactatatatatatatatataattatattgtaTGTCAACGCACTATTGTATTTACTTTTGTATAGGACTCGTTCCTTTGACGTAATATATTTGATCATCTGTACAGCGAACTAATTTTTACAATTTTATTATGGCGCTAAACATTGTTGCCAGGTTTTCGCGCAGTGTTAATTTAAATACTACACACTTGGAGCAGTTTCGGTAAGTTTTCGTTTTTGTCTATTTTTTTACGCTAGTTGCCCTGTGACTTCTATTGGAAAAGGCTACTTTGGATTGCATCTCAATCGTAAATTTAGCACAGAAGCCGTTGGAGAGTCAACGCCGAAGGAAAGTGATAAAGAAATAGAATCCTTAAAGAATGAAATGCTGAAAATAACTGAAAGATATAATGATTTAGATGACAAATATAAAAGGGCTCTCGCCGAGTCCGAAAACATGCGGAAACGTTTGATGAAACAGATAGATGAAGCCAAACTATTCGGTATCCAAAGTTTCTGCAAAGATTTACTGGAAGTGGCTGATATTTTAACATCTGCTACTAAATCAGCTCCTCAAGACCAATTAAAAGATGGAGTTAATCCTCCGTTCGCTAATTTGTACCATGGATTAGTATTGACAGAAAGCCAGTTGTTCAAGGTAAGAGCCCTTTGTGATCACATCCTATATTTCGAAAATTTCCCATAAATTACTTGGCACTTCTGTGTGGTTCAGTGTAGTTCTTCGTTGTAGATATTGAACTGAACCTCTCCCTTTTTACACTACCAAGTCAATTTAAGTAATCGATAGTAAATATGTTACAAGAGAAACACATGGCTATAGTGTACATATAAATGTGTCCCCAGTCATAAGTGTAAGGTATAACTGAAACATCATTCGTAGGAACCCAGTTAACGTTTTCGGCTCCTTACCTTCCTTTTTCGTCTTCCGATTGTCATTGGTCTGTGTTGCGCGTATGTATCTGATGCCTCCttctaccaatatttatgtgttcaaataaataaataataaacattcagaTAACGCCACGAGACTGTACACTACAAAGCTATATAAACGACAATGAAGTTTCAAAATAGTGAATTTACTTATACTTCCATTTGGAGCACCATGATGTATCTGATGAGATCGTCAAAATCATAccgaattcatacgacggattacatttcaaagtcgtgcatggatgATAGctcacagatgcattccaagtgaagatCGATGTCAGACAAGACTGTCTACTTCCACCTTTCTTCTTtattctggtggtcgactgaatTAGGAAAACATCCACATCTCAGGGGAAGTACGGAGTACAATCGAtagcttgcatgcaactagacgattcagactttgcagatgacttAGCTCTTCTACCCTATATACACTAACAAACGCAAGTGGaaacagccaatgtagcagcagcggGTCTCAACGTACACAAAGGAGAAAATCAAGACcctgaaatacaacacggagagcaccaacccaatcacacttgatggagaagctctgaaaGACGTGGAAACTTCCACATATCTGGTCGGCATCATTGATACAGACGTGAAGATAAGGATTGCTAAAGGAAGGGTgacatttctacaattgaagaacatatggaactcaaacaattgtcaaccaacactaaagtcagaatcttcaatacaaacgtccggacagttctactgtgtggaGCTAAAACTTGTAGAGCTACCACAAGTACCATAAAAAAATAGACGTATTTATagacagttgtctacacaaaccGAATACCATCAGCTAAAATCTACTATGCGAGAAAACAGACCAACTTCCGGTTGAAGAAACTGAGAAGATACGTctgaggtggataggacatatattgcgAGAATCATCAGACTGTCTCACGAAACAagccgtaacttggaatcctgaaaggaaaaaagaaaggcaagccaaagaacacactgcgtcgggaaCTGGAAGCAAACACCTAGAACATGAGTGGCAATTAAAAATGActacccaggacagagttgattGAAGAATCCTGGCGGGTGGCCTATGCCCCTCGGCGCGGAGTACTAGGCataattaaaattcattcggAGCTTcatatagtaataatgataattcagAGAGAAACTGGGTCTGGCACATCCAACTTTGACTTCTCCACTTTTAATGATACTCCCTTGATTACCATGGACTCTTACTAGTGGtttatcaacaaattcaagaacAAGCTCAGGCCCCAGCAACTCTCATGGTACTTCACCGGTTTAAAGTATACACTATATTTGCGTTGTTCCTGTGTGCTTTCtgtcggtcagtcagtcagtcagtcggtaacaacgtagaacttcgtacgtatgtacatcagttcgagttgccacaccacattagcacagagatgctgtggtcgattcaaatcccgtagtggtagaggtggtaagagtataagtattaatcggaaagattagggtttaaacatgttatttaaagaatataatccagtgaaataaatttggagagagaaaaataaagaaacaaggaggattcaggagattagaatttgggagaacacaaagagtggatgcacctgcgccattgcaaacgattttgagccatgtcattcaaggtctctaaccatcggttgctatcatctcgcggtccccaaccaggtagtctacacctaccaatatgactcaatctacttgtcagtgacttcatggacttgtgccatgttttggtctggccgcccctagctttcttccaacctactcctataccactgaacatcgcacatcaaggcagtcggtggttgggcatacgtaacacatcccagccatctcaactgatgaagtttcaccacttcatcaatcgacttgccatccttacctagtacccgtttcctaacaactgcattacttactcgatggtcccaggatatacgagcaatatttcgaagacacctatgatcaaatactagtaacctacgaatatcctctactcttaccggccatatttcactgccataaagtaggacggaacgaactgctgcgcagtaaacacgtcctttggttagtagacggatatctcgcctacgccataaatgactcAAGTTGGtgaaagctagtcgagccttttgtatccgtgctgagatttcgtcacacaccagaccacaagggctgatgagactatcaagataagtgaagcgatcgacacgctcaattacttcactccctatcattatttccggtgtcaatgcaacccaatcctgaagcaacattttgcatttcgaggggaagaatcgcatcccgaacatggttgcattgttgcttagagtggtcagaagactctgcattttgtcagcgtcttcaccaaataaaactatgtcatcggcatattccaagtcaacaagtgaacctcccggtagaagttcaacccctggaaatttagacgaggaaagtgttatctctaaaagtgcatcgacgacaaagttgaacaagaacggagagagtgggcagccctgacgaacaccacttgaggtaatcaattctgatgacagttcgccataagttctcactcgaccagttgtgttcgagtagagagtttttataaggttaatgtacttctttggtactcctttcagtgacaaacactgccatagaaccttacgatcaacagaggtCAAGAaataccattgtggggcgtctgaatgtgtgtctgtgtcgTAGAACCTGACgaagtgtgaatatctgatctatacaaccacgtccaggtcgaaaaccagcctaattttctctagtctgctcttcacgagctttggttaggcgtcgaagtataattgaagctaatatttttggacactatatttgtcaaactgattcctctgtgtgCTTTCTGTAATATCTAGTTATTATCTGCTCGCTTAATTATATTTTCCCTGGTGTTAGGTCGCTGTGAGTTAAACATGTGTGTTGATGTACTCACTTTGTTCAACCTACCTAATCCAATTACATACGGTAACGAAATGAGCATAATTGACGAGCAGCAAACTTTTGTCTTGAACAGATATTAGTTGCGGCGTAATGTGTACTATATATTTACTGCCCACTAAACTTCAGCATGGTATAAAATAACTGACAAACGCTAACTAGATTCACTTATAAGTGCAATCGTTTCACCATCAGCTTAACCATAAATGCGATGAgccaaaatgaatttattataactGCACCATTTGTTTTATAATCCAAACTTATAATGGGATATCACAACCATCTAATAAAGCTCATTAGACAAAATAAAAACGGTTATAGTAGCTTCTGGTTTTCAATTATCATAGCTAAGatttaaatatttcttttttgttacaCATTAGGTTTTCTCCCGCTATAACTTAGTCCAGATTTCTCCACAAGTTGGTGAACATTTTGACCCAAATATTCATGAAGCTGTATTCCAAGCTCCTTTGGAAGCTGGAAAGGAAAAAAATACAGTCGCTGTGGTCACAAAAGTAGGTTATCAATTACATGGACGACCTCTGAGACCGGCGTGTGTTGGTGTGTTTGGACCTTAAAATAATTAGATCTGAAGTACTCTAGGAAGCTTGATGACAATGTTTGTTGTACACTTTATCTCATCATGATTCTTTGTGTAAATGCATATTAAAGTTTTTCCTTCTTAGTAGTAAGTTATATCGTTGCATAAGGAAGCTGTCGCATCGATGTTGATAATTCTCATTCATATCCAAACATAAATAAGTAGAATGTCAAACTGTTTAACGATCAAAAGTTTTGCTGCCTCAGAAAATACAATGTGGAACAATGTATAGGGATCAATATTTCTTAGTTTTTCTAGGCCGATTTACCGAAAGTCATTCTTCACATGAACTTAAATTAGTAAGTATGGAGAAATCTGTAAGGATTGGACTTACATAATGATTGGTAATATTTGGTAAGACTCAACCGTTAATAATGTTGCACTCCCTTAATAAACCATTCAATCCATTGTATTCTGAGTATCTGAGTAAGATAAACTATCTATTCTCCAAGAACAAAACGGCACTTCAACGACTCTAAAGTGTAGATCATTTGAAGAAGACGTTTTTCAAGACCGACTTTACCACCTCTGTTCGGCATCGTTAACTCTCACGCAGATAAACAATTCGCAGG of the Schistosoma haematobium chromosome 4, whole genome shotgun sequence genome contains:
- the GRPEL1 gene encoding GrpE protein 1, mitochondrial (EggNog:ENOG410V7AV~COG:O), with amino-acid sequence MALNIVARFSRSVNLNTTHLEQFRCPVTSIGKGYFGLHLNRKFSTEAVGESTPKESDKEIESLKNEMLKITERYNDLDDKYKRALAESENMRKRLMKQIDEAKLFGIQSFCKDLLEVADILTSATKSAPQDQLKDGVNPPFANLYHGLVLTESQLFKVFSRYNLVQISPQVGEHFDPNIHEAVFQAPLEAGKEKNTVAVVTKVGYQLHGRPLRPACVGVFGP